A single window of uncultured Methanospirillum sp. DNA harbors:
- a CDS encoding RlmE family RNA methyltransferase, with product MGSQWGRDKVYQQAMKQGYRSRASFKLKEILQKNAVLRSQDNVVDLGAAPGSWLQVLKENTSGLIVGIDLNPIQPLEGVTTLVGDFSTPKIVARVLDLLPEVNLVVCDASPKLSGHKSYDQARAIDLNKMALDFAIQVLCPGGNLVMKSFQGEDFQWIYRKVKEEFFRVTTHKTHSSRKGSAEVYIIARNFIAGRDDLYDEINQEETDQVTDGSSG from the coding sequence ATGGGTTCTCAATGGGGTAGGGACAAGGTATACCAGCAAGCAATGAAACAGGGATATCGTTCCCGTGCTTCATTTAAGTTAAAAGAAATTTTACAAAAAAATGCTGTGTTGCGATCTCAGGACAACGTAGTTGATCTTGGTGCAGCCCCAGGGAGCTGGCTTCAGGTTCTGAAAGAGAACACTTCAGGACTGATCGTCGGAATTGACCTGAATCCGATACAGCCTCTTGAAGGTGTTACGACCCTGGTCGGGGATTTTTCTACACCCAAAATTGTTGCACGGGTTCTCGATCTCCTGCCTGAAGTAAACCTGGTGGTCTGCGATGCATCACCTAAACTATCAGGGCACAAGTCGTACGACCAGGCACGAGCAATAGATCTCAACAAAATGGCACTCGACTTTGCCATACAGGTGCTCTGTCCAGGCGGAAACCTCGTGATGAAGTCGTTCCAGGGTGAAGACTTCCAGTGGATCTACCGGAAGGTGAAAGAGGAGTTCTTCAGGGTCACTACGCACAAGACCCATTCAAGCAGGAAAGGAAGTGCTGAGGTCTACATCATAGCACGCAACTTCATCGCAGGTCGGGATGATCTCTATGATGAGATCAATCAGGAAGAGACAGACCAGGTGACCGATGGCAGTTCGGGATAA